ACGCCCTGGAAGAAGCGGGCGGCTGGCCGCATCATCAGACCATTGAGACCGTGTTGTCCCACCTCAAGCTCAATGGAGATGAACGATTCTCCTCTCTGTCCGGCGGCACAAAACGCCGAACCCTGCTTGCACGCGCACTCGTATCCGGGCCCGACCTGCTTATTCTTGACGAACCGACCAACCATCTGGATATCGATTCCATATCCTGGCTCGAAGACTTTCTGCTACGCCAGACAACGGCTCTGCTCTTTGTCACCCATGACCGGACGTTCCTCAAAAAAGTCGCCACACAGATTGTGGAACTGGACCGGGGCAAGCTCAACAACTGGGACTGCGACTACGCCACATATCTCCAGCGCAAGGAGGCGGCTCTCGACGCCGAAGCCAAACAAAACCATAATTTCGACCGAAAGCTGGCCGAAGAGGAAACATGGATTCGCCAGGGCATCAAGGCTCGCCGCACCCGTAACATGGGGCGTGTCCGCGACCTGCGAAAGATGCGTGAAGAGCACAAGGCCCGCCGTGACCGCGTCGGCACTGTGAACATGGTCATCCAAGAAGCCGAACGTACTGGAAAACTGGTCGTTGAAGCCAACTCAATCTGCTTTGGATTCGACGAGACCCCGCTCATTTCCGATTTTTCTACCGCCATCATGCGCGGAGACAAGGTCGGTCTCATCGGTCCAAACGGTGTGGGCAAGACCACCCTGCTCAAAATCCTGTTAGGTGAACTAGAACCGCAAAGCGGCTCCATCCGGCGCGGCGTCAATCTCCAGATCAACTATTTCGACCAGCTCCGAGAACAGCTCGACGAAACCCAGTCGGCCCGTTACAACGTAGCCGACGGCAATGATTTCGTGACTATCAACGGTCACCAGCGACATGTTATGTCGCACCTGAAAAATTTCCTGTTCACTCCTGACCGTTCCAAAGTGCCGGTGTCTGTTCTGTCTGGCGGCGAGCGCAATCGCCTGCTGCTGGCACGTCTCTTCACCCGGCCTTCCAATGTTCTGGTCATGGATGAACCGACCAACGACCTTGATGCCGAGACACTCGACTTGCTTGAGGAATTGCTCATGGACTATCCAGGCACCCTATTGCTGGTCAGCCATGATCGTGCGTTCCTCAATAACGTGGTCACTTCAAGCATCGGTTTTGAAGGCAACGGTATAGTCGCAGAATACGTTGGCGGTTATGACGACTGGCTCAGACAACGGCCGGACACGCCCACTGCTCAAGCCAAGGCGTGTAAACCGAAGCCTGCGCCAAAGCCTGTCAAGGCAGCGAAACAAAAGCTGAGTTACAAGGAAAAATTCGAATTGGAAAAGAAGCGGGAGCAACTCAAAACCTTACCCGCACTCATAGAAAAGCTGGAAGCCGAGCTCGACAACCTACAGACAGGGATGTCGCAGCCCGATTATTTCAAAAACACACCCCAGGCCATGGCCGATGACCAGAAACGCCTTGAGATTGTTGAGGCCGAACTCGAAATCGCCTATGAAACCTGGGAAGAACTCGAAACCGCCCTCGAAGGCGTTGAATTGGACTAGACTATGACGAATCTGACCATCCGTACTGCCGAGCTTGACGATCTGACAGCCTGTCACACCATCGAATGCAACTGTTTTCCGGCTGCTGAAGCAGCCCTGACATCATCCCTTGAACAACGCATCATTGAATATCCTGAAGGGTTCTTCGTGGCCGAACTCGATGGTCGCGTCGTGGGACAGCTCAACTCCGGTTCCACGGACAAAGACGATATTACCGACGAAGAATTCAAGCAACTCATCGGGCACGACCCGGAGGGCAAGAATATCGTCATATTCTCGTTGGCAGTCCTGCCGGAATTTCAGCACAGAGGTATCGCAGATCAGATGATGACTACTTTCATCAAGCAGTCTCGCAAACTCGACAAAAAAAACATTCTGCTGTTGTGCAAGGACAATCTCATCCCATATTATTCCCGCCACGGATTCACGGACAGCGGTATCTCCGAGTCCAACCATGGTGGAGCCACGTGGCACGAAATGGCATTAGCACTGTAACACGATTTCCAACGACACAGAGTTGCTGAAAATCTGCACATAAAGACCAGAAAGCCCGGTAGAATGATTCTACCGGGCTTTTATTACATGTACTGTATTCGTCTAGCTAATCCACTCGTCATCTTCTTCGATTGGGGCGAATCCTCGACGCATGGTATTTTCGCACACCAAACGCGGGTCCATGAACTGAAGCAGGTAATCAGGTCCGCCAGCCTTGGACCCAACGCCGGACATCTTGAATCCGCCGAAAGCATGCCGTTCGACAAGAGCGCCTACCGACGGTTTGTTCAGATACAGATTGCCGACGCGGAAGTCCTTTGAAACACGCTCCAGGTTGGCCGGACTGCGTGTGTAGATGGCACCAGTCAGGGCAAATCTGGTAGAGTTGGCGATATCAAGGGCCTCGTCCATATTCTTGGCGCGCATAACGGACAGGACCGGCCCGAAGACCTCTTCCTGAGCAATACGATGATCCCTGGTTATACCTTCCACGATGGTCAGAGGAACATAGCAGCCGCCTGTGGCCTTGAGATCATCGGAGACCTCTCGCTTGACCAGCACGTTGCCCTCTTCCTCGGCAATCTTCACATATCGAAGCACATTGTCCTGCGCGGCCTTATCCACAACCGGCCCCATATAATTGGCCGGGTTCTCGGGCGGTCCGAGCTTGACCGATTTGGCGGCTTCAGTCAGCCGCTCGACAAAGCGATCATAAATGGAATCAAGCACAATGACGCGGGAGCAGGCCGAACATTTCTGACCCTGAAACCCGAAGGCGGCATACAGCACGCCAAGCACGGCTTCATCAAGGTCAGCGTCATCATCAATGATGGTGCCATTCTTGCCGCCCATTTCTGCAATGACCCGTTTGCACTGCTGCTGTCCGGGCTGCACCTTGGCAGCACGTTCCTGAATGCGAAGCCCCACTTCCATGGAGCCGGTAAAGGCGATGACGGAAACATCAGGATGATCCACAAGGTGATCGCCCATAACGGAACCACGGCCAGGACAGTAGTTGAAAACGCCGTCCGGCAGACCGGCGGCCTTCCACATATCAACCAGATTATGCCCGACACAGGAGGAAATGCCTGCGGGCTTGTAGACAACAGAACACCCGGACACGATAGCCGCCGACACCATACCCACCGAGATTGCCAGCGGGAAGTTCCACGGGGCGATAACCGCGGCCACACCCTTGCCCTGATAAAAGAGCTGACTCATTTCCCCGGGTGCACGTCCCATACGGCGTGGTTTGCCGAGCCGGATCATTTCGCGGGCGTAGTATTCGAGGAAGTCAATGGCTTCAGCCACATCAGCATGGGCCTGATCCCACTGTTTGCCCACTTCCAACACCTGAAGAGCGCACAGGTCGTGAATATTGTCCTTCAGATAGTCTGCAGCCTTGAGGAGAACACCTGCCCGATCTTCAGGCGCCACATCACGCCAGGAAAGATACGCCTGAGATGCGGCTTCAATGGCGATATCAACTTCGATCACACCGGCCTGACACACACTACCGATACTCTCTGACGGATTGGCCGGATTGTATGATTCCAGCCTGTCACTCGTAACAACATCCTTGCCATTGATGAACAACGGAACTTCTCCACCCATGCGCTGACGCACTTTGGCAATGGAATCCGGGAAGGCATTACGCTCAGCCTCGATAGTGAAATCGACCACCGGAAAATTTGAAAAACGAGACAGACCATCATGCTCTTCCTTTTTCGGCACACACCTGTCGTCGAGCTGACGGTTCAAGGTCGTTTCGGGATTCTCCAAAAGACGATCCATGTCAGCCTCGTCGGCGAAAGTCTGTTTCAGGAAGGATTCGTTGGCCGTATTTTCGAGCAGGCGACGAACAAGATATGCCATGCCGGGCAGAAGATCGCCGTAGGGACAATAGAGCCGCACGCGTTTGGCTACATTTTTAAGCCCCTTACGCACAGGTTCAGCCATGCCGTAGAGCACCTGGAACTCGTAACGGTCCTCAGGCACTTTCAAGGCAGAGGCCGTTTCCATGACGGCAGAAATAGTGCGTATATTATGCGAGGCACAGGCAAAATGACAGATGTCGCTGTTCTCCAGAATCATCTTGGAAACGCGTTCAAAAGCCATGTCGGACTCGGGTTTATGGGTCCAGACCGGCACCGGCCAGTCATTCTGCTTGGCCATGACAGTCTCATAATCCCAATAGGCTCCTTTAACCAGGCGGATGGAAATCGGAAGATTCTGCGCACGTGCCCATTCAAGCAAGTGGCGGACATCGTCGTCCACACTACGCAGATAGGCTTGAAAAACGATACCGAGATGCGGATAGTCAGGGTACTTGCGGCGCAGTCGCTTATACAATTCGACTGTGGCTTCCTTGTATTTGAGGGACTCCATGTCGATGCACATGAACCCGCCCATTTCCATGGTCTTTTTGTAAATGGGTTCGATACGAGACATCATTCCCGTGACAGTACCCTCGATATCCACCGGCTTTGACTGGGAATAGAATGCGGACGGTTTCACAGCCACATTGACCTTGGGGGCATGTCCCCAATCAAGATCATTACCCCCATCATCAAGCGGCTTCCACTTGCCGAGTTCCTTCTGAATAGCTTCAAGCACTTCAAGATATCCATCACGATAGGCGTCGGATTCGACTTCGGACACCGTTGCCTCTCCGAGCAGATCAAGTACAAAGGCAAATCCATCCTTGCGGAGCTTTTTTATACCTTTGACCGCCTCCTTGGAAACCTGACCGATAATAAACTGGCGGGCCATAGATTCGATATTGGAACGAATCGTCTTATTGAGTACCTTGGCGACCAACCCACCGCCGATCTTGGTCTTGGTGGCCCCCCATTTGAGAACGTCCGGGATGTTGGAGTCTTCACCTGAAAAATATTCTTCAATATGCCTGGACAAAGATTCGGACGTATTGAGATATGGCAGTACGTCCACGAAACGAAACATCTGGACCTTGAAGTCCTCGTTCTTCATGGCCCAATCCATGACCTTTCCTGTCCACCACCCCTTGTTGAAGACCGAAGGGGACTCACCGGAAATGGATGAAAAAAACTCCCTGCCCCGAGCAATGATCTGCGGGTCCAGGGAGGTAATGTCGACTGTCATCAGGGGCTCCTCGAAAGTTAGTCGTTTTCAACAGGAAGTGGAATGACACGAGATTCCTTGACCGTAGTCAGCACAATGGTAGAATTGGTATCACGCACAGGACCGATTGTTCCAAATTTTGCCAATGTCGCCTGTAGTGCCTCGGTGTCCT
The genomic region above belongs to uncultured Pseudodesulfovibrio sp. and contains:
- a CDS encoding ATP-binding cassette domain-containing protein; amino-acid sequence: MALVSLRDISINFTGTVLLDKISMQIEPGERVCLLGRNGEGKSTLLSIIEGVTNPDSGSVDYARGSRVAMLPQEVPQDLKGSVYDITAQGLGKIGEHLTAYHDASRALIDTTDVDNDQVVARLEHAQHALEEAGGWPHHQTIETVLSHLKLNGDERFSSLSGGTKRRTLLARALVSGPDLLILDEPTNHLDIDSISWLEDFLLRQTTALLFVTHDRTFLKKVATQIVELDRGKLNNWDCDYATYLQRKEAALDAEAKQNHNFDRKLAEEETWIRQGIKARRTRNMGRVRDLRKMREEHKARRDRVGTVNMVIQEAERTGKLVVEANSICFGFDETPLISDFSTAIMRGDKVGLIGPNGVGKTTLLKILLGELEPQSGSIRRGVNLQINYFDQLREQLDETQSARYNVADGNDFVTINGHQRHVMSHLKNFLFTPDRSKVPVSVLSGGERNRLLLARLFTRPSNVLVMDEPTNDLDAETLDLLEELLMDYPGTLLLVSHDRAFLNNVVTSSIGFEGNGIVAEYVGGYDDWLRQRPDTPTAQAKACKPKPAPKPVKAAKQKLSYKEKFELEKKREQLKTLPALIEKLEAELDNLQTGMSQPDYFKNTPQAMADDQKRLEIVEAELEIAYETWEELETALEGVELD
- a CDS encoding N-acetyltransferase — protein: MTNLTIRTAELDDLTACHTIECNCFPAAEAALTSSLEQRIIEYPEGFFVAELDGRVVGQLNSGSTDKDDITDEEFKQLIGHDPEGKNIVIFSLAVLPEFQHRGIADQMMTTFIKQSRKLDKKNILLLCKDNLIPYYSRHGFTDSGISESNHGGATWHEMALAL
- a CDS encoding proline dehydrogenase family protein is translated as MTVDITSLDPQIIARGREFFSSISGESPSVFNKGWWTGKVMDWAMKNEDFKVQMFRFVDVLPYLNTSESLSRHIEEYFSGEDSNIPDVLKWGATKTKIGGGLVAKVLNKTIRSNIESMARQFIIGQVSKEAVKGIKKLRKDGFAFVLDLLGEATVSEVESDAYRDGYLEVLEAIQKELGKWKPLDDGGNDLDWGHAPKVNVAVKPSAFYSQSKPVDIEGTVTGMMSRIEPIYKKTMEMGGFMCIDMESLKYKEATVELYKRLRRKYPDYPHLGIVFQAYLRSVDDDVRHLLEWARAQNLPISIRLVKGAYWDYETVMAKQNDWPVPVWTHKPESDMAFERVSKMILENSDICHFACASHNIRTISAVMETASALKVPEDRYEFQVLYGMAEPVRKGLKNVAKRVRLYCPYGDLLPGMAYLVRRLLENTANESFLKQTFADEADMDRLLENPETTLNRQLDDRCVPKKEEHDGLSRFSNFPVVDFTIEAERNAFPDSIAKVRQRMGGEVPLFINGKDVVTSDRLESYNPANPSESIGSVCQAGVIEVDIAIEAASQAYLSWRDVAPEDRAGVLLKAADYLKDNIHDLCALQVLEVGKQWDQAHADVAEAIDFLEYYAREMIRLGKPRRMGRAPGEMSQLFYQGKGVAAVIAPWNFPLAISVGMVSAAIVSGCSVVYKPAGISSCVGHNLVDMWKAAGLPDGVFNYCPGRGSVMGDHLVDHPDVSVIAFTGSMEVGLRIQERAAKVQPGQQQCKRVIAEMGGKNGTIIDDDADLDEAVLGVLYAAFGFQGQKCSACSRVIVLDSIYDRFVERLTEAAKSVKLGPPENPANYMGPVVDKAAQDNVLRYVKIAEEEGNVLVKREVSDDLKATGGCYVPLTIVEGITRDHRIAQEEVFGPVLSVMRAKNMDEALDIANSTRFALTGAIYTRSPANLERVSKDFRVGNLYLNKPSVGALVERHAFGGFKMSGVGSKAGGPDYLLQFMDPRLVCENTMRRGFAPIEEDDEWIS